GCTACGAGGCGGCCCGCGCCTGGCTGGCCCAAGGGTTTGGGGCCCTGGCCCTGCCCCGCGTGTGCGCCTACGCCGACGTGGACAACGCGGGCTCGCGCCGCATTCTGGAGAAAATCGGACTCCAGTTCGGCAACACATTCGTGGAAAACGGCACGCTTTGCGCCTGGTACGAGGCGCCCAACCCGGCCCTGGCGTAGCGGCGCCGGGGCCCCGCGGGGCAACCACGGCCGCTGCCGGGGCGTAGCCTGGGCACTGCGCGCCCGCACGACGGAACGTCTTCGCTGTGCGAACTTGCCCCGCTCACGCTCCCTTATTATGCCCGACCATCCCGACGCTTCCCTGTTCACCGTGCGCCACCCCGAGTGGGCCGCCAACGCCACCATTTACGAAGTAAATGTGCGCAACTACACGCCCGAAGGCACTTTTCGGGCCTTCGAAGCGCACTTGCCGCGGCTCCAGAAAATGGGCGTCGTCATCGTGTGGCTGATGCCGATTCACCCCATTGGGGCGGTGGGGCGCAAGGGCACGTTGGGCTCCCCCTACGCGGTGCAGGACTACTTCGGGGTGAACCCGGAATTTGGGGCCCTGGAGGACTTGCAGCACCTCGTGGAAGTAGCCCACGCCTTGGGCATGAAGGTGCTCCTAGACTGGGTAGCCAACCACACCAGCCGCGACAATCCACTGATTGAGGCGCATCCCGACTGGTACCAGCACGACGCCCAGGGGGCCCTGGTACCGCCCGTGGCCGACTGGACCGACGTGGTGGCCCTCGACTACGCCAACCCGCACCTGCGCGCCTACATGGTGGAGGCCCTGTGCTATTGGGTGCGCGACGCCGGCCTCGACGGCTACCGCTGCGACGTGGCCGGCCTGGTGCCCACCAATTTCTGGGACGCGGCGCGGCCGGCGCTGGAGGCCATCAAGTCCGTGTTTCTGCTGGCCGAGTGGGACGAGCTGTACCCGTCCGGGGGCCTCAGCTGGGAGGAGTTCAACGGCGATACGCACTTGCTCGAAAAGGCCTTCGACGCCAGCTTCGGCCTGCGCCTGCACTACCTGCTCGACCGCATTGCCGAGGGCCAGGCCGCGCTGGCTGACATCGACACCTACCTGGCCGCCGAGCGGGAAAAATACCCGCCCACGGTGTACCTCATGCACTTCACCAGCAACCACGACGTGAACAGCTGGGACGGCACCGAGTACGAGCGCCTGGGGCCCCTGGCGCAGCCCTTCGCCGTGCTCGCGGCGCTGCTGCCGGGCCTGCCGCTGCTGTACTCGGGCCAGGAAGCCGGGCTGAATAAACGGCTGGCCTTCTTCGACCGCAACCCGATTGACTGGCAGGATTTCCCTCTCCAGGACTTTTACACCAAGCTCTTTCAGCTCAAAAAGCGCCACCCGGCCTTGCGCAACGGCGACCCGGATAGCCATTTCCACCGCCTGAACGGGCCGGACGGCCTCTACGGCTTCATCCGCGAAAAGGCGGGCGCGGCGGTGATTGTGCTCGTCAACGCCACCGCCGAGCCGCTGGTGCTGCCCGGCCAAAAGATGCCCGTGTCGCCCCAAAAAGGCCTGTTCGACGTGTTCAGCGGCGAAGCCCTGACGCTGGCCCAGCCCAAGGCGCGCACCGTGCCGGCCCACGGCTGGCGCGTGCTGCGCACCCGCGACTAGGCCAGCAGTAGCTTGGACTTTGTAGTCCGAGCGCGAGCGCAGCGAGCATCCGGGGTTGCGCTTTTTTGGCCCGCACTTTCCAGGAACCTACTGCTTGCGCAAACGCACTGCTCGCTGCGCTCACGCTCGGACTACAAAGTCCAAGCTACTTCTCCCCTACTTTATGCCCTACTTATTCCTCTTTTTGGCCATCATCAGCGAAGTGATGGGCACGACGGCCCTCACGGCTTCCAACCAGTTTACCAAGCTGGGGCCCAGCGTCATCACGGTGGTGGGCTACGGGCTGGCGTTCTATTTTTTCAGCTTCTCGCTGCGGGCCATTCCGTTGGGCGTGGCCTACGCCATTTGGGGCGGCGTGGGCATTGTGCTGGTCACGCTCATCGGTTTTTTCTACTTCAAGCAACGGCTCGACTGGCCAGCCCTGGCGGGCATTGGCCTCATCGTGGCCGGCGTGCTGGTGATGCAGCTCTTTTCCAAAACGGTGTCGCATTAGGGCCCGGGGCCCCAAAAAGGCGGGCCGCCCAGGGAGATTCCCTTGGGTGGCCCGCCTGGCTTTTTTATAATTTCGGGGCCCTACTCGGCCAGTTTTTGTGGCCGCCAGGTGTTATTAGCGCAGTTCACGTCGGGCAGAATGTTGGTAGGCAGCGTCACTTGCGCGAGGGTGTGGTGGAGTTGTGGCGGAACGCCCAAGGCCGCCGTGCTGCCAGATCTCAACAACCAGTAGCTGACGCGCGGAGCCGTGGTGCGGCGGTTGGCGCTGCCGGGGGCCTTGGGGCCCTATGCGCTGCGTTTCGATGGGCGCAGCGACTAAGGCCAGTCGCTGCCGCCGGGTGTGTGCACGGCCGAAATCGCCGGCCAGCACCAACAGCTGATTTTGACTGAGCAGCCTCCGTTTCTTCGTCGTTACCAAGCCGTTTGAAACCACTCGCCTCCGCTACCGGCCCCTGGCAGCCACCGATGCCTTTGGGGAGCCGGACGGCACGGCCGGCGCTTGGTCCGGGGCGCGGAACCGGGCGCGGCCATTCTTATTGCCCTACTTCTCAACGCTAAAAAGGAAAGCAGGCAACCGGGTTGCCGCCGCCCAGGGCGGGTGCCGGGCACCCGTGTTTTGGAGCAAGGCCGAGGTTCGGCCCGCTAGGCCTTGGGCCGGTCGTAGTTCAGCAGCCAGTGGATGCCGAACTTGTCGGTGAGCATTCCAAACTTCACGCCCCAGAACTGGTCGCCCAGCGGCATTGTAACCTGGCCATCCGCCGCTAATTTGGGGAAGAGCTCATCGATTTCCGCTTCGCTGACGCAATCAAGCGAGAGGTTTACGGAGTTGCCATTGGTCACTTCGCCCATCCCATCCGAGGCCAGTAGCGTCAGCGGACCGTTCACCAGGTTTGCGTGTAAAATGGATTTCCGGGCCGCCTCGGGCAGTTGGTCGGCCATGGGCGAATCCCCGTGCGTTATCAAGTTGAGCTGACCGCCCAGGCACTGCTGGTAAAAGGTCATGGCCTCGCGGCAGTTGCCCGCGAAATTGAGGTAGGTGTGTAGCTGGCCTGTAACTGACAAGAAGAAAAGGGTGAAAACTTCGGGTCCTCTTGGCTTCCAGCAACTGGCTCGCTGCTAGCAACCACCGCTGGCCCGCAGAGAATTGTTCTCTGGGTCCAATACTACAATCATTACTAATATTATGAGTAATTATTACTAAATATTTTATTTTTCAAACATGATATAATTGATAATCAGCTAAAATTTAAAAAGGCAAGCCAGACATCTAGGATGTTTGACTTGCCTTTTTGATTTTTTTAACCAATTAAGCTAGCAATTCGGCATTGGCTGGCCCGGCTTAGCGCTTTATTCCGTCAGCGTTTGGGCGCGCCAGGTGTTGTTGGCGCGGTTCACGTCGGGCATAATGTTGGTGGAGTTCAGCGTCACCTGCGTGAGGGGCGTGGTGGAGTTGTAGCGGAACGTCCAGGTGCCGCCGCGCTGCCAGATCTCGACGGGCAGGTGTACGGTGGTGGTTTTGCCGTTGGTTTCCTTCACCTCGGCCGTGACGGGCATGGCGGCCTGGCCCTTGTTTTCAATCGTGATGAGGGCCCCCTTGGCGGGGTCCTGGTTCACGTAGGTTACGGTGGTCACGGCTTGGTCGAGCAGCCAGTTCTCGAAGAACCACTCGTGGTAAAACCAGTTCAAATCCTCGCCGGCCACGTTGTTCATGGTCCGGAAAAAGTCGCGCGGCGTGGGGTGCTTAAAGGCCCAGCGCTGGATGTAGGTGCGGAAGGCGTAGTCGAACCGCTCGGGGCCCAGAATTTCCTGGCGCAGCAAGTACAGGCCGTAGCCGGTTTTGCTGTAGGCGGCAAAGCCCAGGT
This genomic stretch from Hymenobacter sp. PAMC 26628 harbors:
- a CDS encoding alpha-amylase family glycosyl hydrolase, yielding MPDHPDASLFTVRHPEWAANATIYEVNVRNYTPEGTFRAFEAHLPRLQKMGVVIVWLMPIHPIGAVGRKGTLGSPYAVQDYFGVNPEFGALEDLQHLVEVAHALGMKVLLDWVANHTSRDNPLIEAHPDWYQHDAQGALVPPVADWTDVVALDYANPHLRAYMVEALCYWVRDAGLDGYRCDVAGLVPTNFWDAARPALEAIKSVFLLAEWDELYPSGGLSWEEFNGDTHLLEKAFDASFGLRLHYLLDRIAEGQAALADIDTYLAAEREKYPPTVYLMHFTSNHDVNSWDGTEYERLGPLAQPFAVLAALLPGLPLLYSGQEAGLNKRLAFFDRNPIDWQDFPLQDFYTKLFQLKKRHPALRNGDPDSHFHRLNGPDGLYGFIREKAGAAVIVLVNATAEPLVLPGQKMPVSPQKGLFDVFSGEALTLAQPKARTVPAHGWRVLRTRD
- a CDS encoding DMT family transporter; this encodes MPYLFLFLAIISEVMGTTALTASNQFTKLGPSVITVVGYGLAFYFFSFSLRAIPLGVAYAIWGGVGIVLVTLIGFFYFKQRLDWPALAGIGLIVAGVLVMQLFSKTVSH
- a CDS encoding VOC family protein, whose product is MSVTGQLHTYLNFAGNCREAMTFYQQCLGGQLNLITHGDSPMADQLPEAARKSILHANLVNGPLTLLASDGMGEVTNGNSVNLSLDCVSEAEIDELFPKLAADGQVTMPLGDQFWGVKFGMLTDKFGIHWLLNYDRPKA